A part of Nitrospirota bacterium genomic DNA contains:
- the hemB gene encoding porphobilinogen synthase, which translates to MPFPIHRPRRLRINKVVRNMVRETLLTPNDFIYPLFVTFGKGVRKKISSMPGCFQLSVDEIVKEAQHVYKLGIPAIILFGIPEHKDEKGTEAYNPKGVVQQAIKAIKDKVPGLVVITDVCMCEYMSHGHCGIIKKGQILNDPTLELLAKEALSHVKAGADIVAPSDMMDGRIMAIRDTLDAEGFEDIPIISYAAKYASAFYSPFREAAESTPSFGDRRSYQMDPANRREAIKEVELDIEEGADIVMVKPALSYMDIISDVKDTFDVPVAAYNVSGEYSMVKAAAKMGWIDEMRVVMEILTSMKRAGADLILTYHAVDAAKELNK; encoded by the coding sequence ATGCCTTTCCCAATTCACAGGCCTCGAAGACTCAGGATCAATAAAGTAGTGCGAAACATGGTGAGGGAGACCCTTCTCACGCCCAATGATTTTATATATCCGCTGTTTGTCACGTTCGGCAAAGGTGTCAGGAAGAAAATTTCCTCAATGCCCGGATGTTTCCAGTTGTCCGTGGACGAGATCGTAAAAGAAGCTCAGCATGTCTACAAGCTCGGCATTCCGGCCATCATACTCTTCGGCATCCCCGAACACAAGGATGAAAAAGGCACTGAGGCATATAATCCGAAAGGCGTTGTCCAGCAAGCCATCAAAGCCATCAAAGACAAAGTCCCAGGCCTCGTTGTCATCACGGATGTGTGCATGTGCGAATACATGAGCCACGGCCACTGCGGTATTATCAAGAAAGGGCAGATATTGAATGACCCGACACTTGAACTCCTTGCGAAAGAGGCCCTGTCACATGTGAAGGCAGGCGCGGACATCGTTGCCCCGTCAGACATGATGGACGGCAGGATCATGGCAATAAGAGACACCCTTGACGCTGAGGGTTTTGAGGACATCCCGATAATCAGTTACGCCGCGAAATACGCCTCTGCGTTTTATTCTCCGTTCAGAGAAGCGGCTGAATCAACTCCCTCATTCGGGGACAGGCGTTCATATCAGATGGACCCGGCAAACCGCAGAGAGGCGATTAAAGAAGTCGAGCTTGATATCGAAGAAGGCGCTGATATCGTGATGGTCAAACCGGCTTTGTCGTATATGGACATAATCTCAGACGTAAAAGATACGTTCGACGTGCCTGTCGCGGCTTACAACGTCAGCGGGGAATACTCGATGGTGAAGGCCGCCGCAAAGATGGGATGGATCGATGAGATGCGGGTCGTGATGGAGATCCTGACCTCAATGAAGCGCGCTGGCGCAGATCTGATCCTCACGTATCACGCAGTGGACGCGGCAAAGGAATTGAATAAATAA
- the mnmE gene encoding tRNA uridine-5-carboxymethylaminomethyl(34) synthesis GTPase MnmE, whose product MHTADTIAAISTPQGRGGIGIIRLSGRDAIKIVDRIFISPKKKKIKQTPSHWLLYGHIINPADKEIVDEALVSVMKAPNTYTKEDVVEVNCHGGPVPLRRILELVLSAGARLAEPGEFTQRAFLNGRLDLAQAEAVLDIINSLTEQSRKTAVAQLKGGLSKKIEAIREELIELTAFVEAHIDFPDEDIESPSLKDMKKRARNIQRSLQKLIESSRYGLVLREGLKTAIIGRPNVGKSSLLNALLEHDRAIVTEAPGTTRDVIEEYLNINGIPIRIMDTAGIRDVKDIAEKEGVKRSLRAMEDADLVLLVLDGSSKLHETDMELIGKTGPGNTIFVINKDDLPQKMDLNVGAGLKPAHEKIFVRISAKKETGLDELKNKIAETVLHGHAESSADVVTNIRHVHALKKALASIDSFITAAGQKTSPEFLSVELRDALDAVGEIIGVTTPDDILNRIFSNFCIGK is encoded by the coding sequence ATGCACACGGCAGACACTATAGCAGCCATATCAACCCCGCAGGGCCGGGGCGGCATCGGCATTATCAGGCTCAGCGGCAGAGACGCGATAAAGATCGTTGACAGGATTTTCATCTCTCCCAAAAAGAAAAAGATAAAACAAACCCCGTCGCACTGGCTCCTCTACGGTCATATCATAAATCCGGCGGACAAAGAGATTGTGGATGAAGCGCTGGTTTCGGTGATGAAGGCGCCAAATACTTACACGAAGGAAGATGTCGTTGAAGTAAACTGCCACGGCGGGCCTGTGCCTTTGCGCAGGATATTGGAACTTGTTCTCAGCGCAGGGGCAAGGCTTGCGGAGCCGGGAGAATTTACGCAAAGGGCGTTTTTAAACGGAAGGCTCGACCTCGCTCAGGCTGAGGCAGTGCTTGATATAATCAACTCGCTTACAGAACAAAGCAGAAAGACGGCGGTTGCGCAGCTCAAAGGTGGCCTTTCAAAAAAGATTGAAGCTATACGCGAAGAATTAATTGAGCTGACCGCGTTTGTGGAGGCCCATATCGATTTTCCTGATGAAGACATAGAATCACCGTCATTAAAAGACATGAAAAAGAGGGCGCGGAATATTCAGCGGTCCCTGCAAAAACTCATTGAGAGCTCGCGATATGGTCTGGTCCTGCGCGAAGGCCTGAAGACCGCGATCATCGGCAGGCCGAATGTCGGCAAGTCGTCTTTGCTCAACGCATTGCTTGAGCACGACAGGGCCATCGTGACCGAGGCTCCGGGGACAACAAGGGATGTCATCGAAGAGTATTTAAACATCAACGGCATTCCAATAAGGATTATGGATACTGCCGGTATAAGAGATGTCAAAGACATCGCGGAGAAGGAAGGGGTAAAGCGGAGCCTCAGGGCAATGGAAGACGCGGACCTGGTATTGCTTGTCCTGGACGGCAGCAGCAAATTGCATGAGACAGACATGGAGTTGATCGGGAAGACAGGCCCAGGAAACACTATCTTCGTCATAAATAAGGACGATCTTCCACAGAAGATGGATTTGAATGTAGGGGCGGGTTTGAAACCCGCCCATGAGAAAATTTTTGTCCGCATCTCCGCCAAAAAAGAAACCGGTCTCGATGAATTGAAAAACAAGATAGCGGAAACTGTTTTACACGGTCATGCCGAAAGCAGCGCAGATGTCGTTACCAATATCAGGCACGTACACGCGCTCAAAAAGGCGCTTGCATCAATTGATTCTTTCATCACGGCTGCCGGTCAAAAAACCTCTCCTGAATTCCTCTCAGTTGAATTAAGGGACGCACTCGATGCAGTGGGGGAAATAATAGGAGTTACCACACCGGATGATATCCTCAACAGGATCTTCAGCAATTTTTGTATCGGGAAGTAG